DNA sequence from the Methanocellales archaeon genome:
AAGAGTACAGTTGGCCTGGTGGATTTCCAGCGATCGCGAATATGGTTTTAAAAAGAAGTGAAAGGCCAGACCGCTATTGGCTGAACCAGAACAATTCCATGGTGGCTAATCTTAATTTTGCATATGTATTCTATTTAGTTCCAGTCTTTTTTCCCAACGTGATTTGGCTAGGTTTAGCACCTGTACTTGGCGGCGCAATTGTTCAATTCTTCACTCACGCCATTTATGAGAATATAAAGCTAAGATCTTTCTATAATCCTGGCGTTGCAGCCACTGTTTTTGGTCACATCCCGATTGGTGTGATTTATGTATATTACATTCTCGCAAATCATCTGGTGAACTGGTGGGATTGGTTACTTGCAGTAGCATGGCTGGCTATCTTCTGTTTCCTTAATTTCTATATCCTTGAACAAAAACTGCTCGCTGACAAAAATTCACCTTACCCCTTCGACCAAGACGAAATGAAACGCTTCGACATTGAGAAGAAACTTGAGCGTGCCAGACGATAAGTAGAGATGAACTTTCAATTCTGCTCATAACGTCGGGTCTTGCCCATTAACAACCTCCCCTTCCTTATCTATTAAAAGGCCACTAGAGACATCACCACCTTTTTGCTTGAAAACTATAAAGGAGTCTATGCCTCTATACTACTTAAACTTAGGAATGCAACGTCATCTAAGTTTTCAGTTACTTCTTTTATCATTAATAAGTATAAGGTTATTTTATCTGCCCTTTATGACTTTCATTAGCTACTATCCTTTTTTTGAATAAAAAGTATCATTCACAAGAATATTGGGTACAAACTGGACTATAATAGGCTATCTCTACGTCCTTGACTTTTTCCATCATCTCAAGGCTTCTCTATTTGTGATGCTCACGGTGATTTTTAATCTTTTTCTATTGATCCACTCTTCATGCCAAATACTTGAATTGCACCTCTATAGGGTTCTTTGGCTATGTGGGATAAATTGTTTCAAGTGTGAAATTTCTGCGACTCAAAATAATATCTCTTTTTTTCAATTCATGAAAGCCTGCTCCAGGCAACACATTCTGCTTTTCTGATTATTTCCTTCACTGAAACGCCCAACTCTTCAGCCACTTTTTTACAATCCTCGAACTCAGCTGAAACGCTCAAGGTCTTCCCTTGCCGGTCTGTCGATATCTTAACCCTCACCTCTCTTCTATCTTCACCGACATCAATCACTGTAGTGCTAATATGTCTCTCTGTGATCAATCTTTTTACAGGCATGACTCTTGTGCATGGGGAACCAGTCTCTTGGATGATTTTCCTCGCCAGTCTGGTAGTATCAGCTGGTTGGGCCATCACTTGTATTATGTGCCCAGGTCGCCCCTCCTTCATGGTGGCGGGCATAATGGAAACATCTCTCGCACCCGAGCTCATCAAATCACGGATTAGCTTACCCAAGACTTCTCCCGTGACATCATCGACGTCCGTCTCCAACACATCTATACGATCAGAACTTAACATCTCGTCTGTTTCTCCGATAACCGTTCGCAGTACGTTGGGAGTTTCGAAGGCTCTTGATACGGTCCCGTATCCGACTCTATTGACTTCAACCTTCGGGAAAAAAATGTTGCACTCCTTGACGAAATGAGCCAATATGGCGGCACCAGTCTGGTTTGTCAGTTCCTGCGTGGCTGGTCCGCCGTGGTATGTAATGTTCCAAAGACATGAATTACGTAATATTTCGATCGTTGCGAGTATTGATAATCTACCAATAGAAGTTTGGGCGGATCCCCTGCCCATGCATATGGGCGTGCTTCGTATTCTAAATTTATCAAAGCCAAGGTTATGGAAAGCAGCACATGCACCGATCACAACTGCAATTGCATCGACACTTCCTACATCCCGCAAGCGTGATCTACCCTTCAGTTCTCCATTCACTTTTGATTGGGCATCAGCTATTCTTTCGCATATCGCGATACTATCTCCAATTACCGCGTCATCCAAACCACTTTCTTTGAGGCCTTCTGTGATGCCCGTGTATATCGTTTTCCAATCGTCAGCGCTCGTCACGTTTACCCTAGTTGCACTAATGCCAAGCCCGCTCACCTTGGAAATTTTGACGTTGACATCTCCAATGGAGGTCATTGCCTTCTTTACCGTATTCTTGTTAGCTCCCAGATCCACTAAGCTCGCAACGATCATGTCGCCCGAGACACCTGAAGAGGGATTAAATATGACCGTTTTCATCATCCATAGTTTTTATATCCTATCCATTAAATATATCGGAACCGTATCGTATCACCTAGAGACGAAGTCTTATATATGATATCGATAATAAGCGGAATGGGGGTCTAATGGTGAGGAGTTTCGCAAAAAATTTATCTAACAAAAAAGTCATGGGCATCGATGGATCGAACATTGGCACTATGCATAACGTGGTGGCCGATCTTCGTACAGGAGCTTTGATTGACCTTGTAATCAAACCAGATATGGCGTTTGATACTGAGGGCTTCAGAACAGAGGATAACTTCGTGCTGGTTTCATTTGAAGCAGTTCGTGCTATAAAAGACTACATAGTGGTGGACTTAAAGATACCTAATAGAGGCGAGGGAGATGAATAAGTATCTATGGGTATTATTGGGCTTGGTTTTGGTAGTGTTAGGTCTGTGCGGAATATGGTACTTCTTGGACGATGTGTTATCTTTTATAAAAGGTATCATAGGCATCATCGTGCTGATGATTGGCGCAATCATCCTTGTGATAGGGGTATCTGAGCTGAGGGAATAAAAACCTCGACAAATCCGGCGCCATATTCCTTTTTTTATGCCACTTCTTTCAGCTTAGTTTAGCATCCGCATTTACAACTGCTATGCCGATTCAGGCAACCTCAAGCATTTCGACATCGTTTTCAGAGTCGCCGGCGATGCCTTCAGTGGACCAGTCAAGCGACTCCGCAAGCTTTTTCTTTTGATATGCACGACTGCTTTTGATATGCGCGGCGAATCCGCCGTCTGCGAGGTTCACATCTGTTTTGGATAGTATTCCCTTGCCTATCTAAGTCAGGGTTTCGCCTCACTGCGACTTCAGTCCTTCTGTAGGATAGATACATCCAGTCCCTCTAGATCGAACTGTTTCTTTAAAATCTCAAATGCGCGTATGCATGGGTGACATCTCCGATGGCATGCTCTTCATCATCTCATCGTAATCAACCTTAGCCACTCCGTGCGATCACTGATGCCGCTAAATTTGCCATCGTAGTGGCAGCAGACCGCCAGTGGCGAGAATGACATTTATGCGGCGAATGGATTCTACAGCCGGTCTCGGTGTGTAATTGTCTGTCCTATCGATGTCGAGAGCAAGCGCCTTCAATCCTTGATTCCTTCCGTCGTAACGGAGAATATGGCCTCCCCCTCTGGCAGGTAAGGTGAATCAACCAATCTTGCAATCCTTTTCTCGCCCTTAGACTTTCTCAGATAAATTCTGAAGGTTGCGGTATGTCCGAGGATATGTCCTCCTATTGGGCGCGTAGGATCTCCAAAAAATGCGTCTGGCTTTGCCAAGACCTGATTCGTAACCATGACAACTGCGTTGTTGAGATCAGCAAACCTCATGAGTTCATGCAAGTGCCTATTGAGCTTCTGTTGCCTGTCCGCAAGAGTACCTCTGCCGACGTATTCTGCCCTGAAATGTGCGGTCAGCGAGTCGATGATGAGGAGCTTAACAGGCCTGTCAGTGTCTTTTAGCTGCTCCGCCAGCTCAGAAGCAGTGCTGACCAGCAGTATCTGGTGATTTGAGTTGTAAGCTCTTGCAACGTGGATGTTTTTCAGCACCTCTTCTGCATTCATTCCAGCGCCTTCTGCCATTTGCGTTATCCTTTCCGGTCTGAAGGTATTTTCTGTATCGATTATTATCGCTGACCCTTCCAGCCCGCCACTATCTCTTGGTAGCTGCACATTTATGGCTAACTGGTGTGCGACTTGTGTTTTTCCAGACGCGAATTCACCATATGTTTCGGTGATTGCCTGCGTTTCCATGCCGCCGCCTAATAAGGCATCAAATGCAGCACTTCCTGTTGTTAACTTGCTCACTTTTTTCCTTCTCTCCAGCACGACGTCTCCGGTCTCAAACCCACCTATCTCTGCTTGTAGTCGAGCTGCTTGGATGATCTTTGCGGCCGTGGCCTCGCCTACATCTGCAGTGTTTGCCAACTCTGACGGTGAGGCGACTGCTATAGCCTCTATTGAACTAAAACCCGCCTCTAGTAGTTTTTCAGCGGTTGCAGGTCCAACGCCCGGCAAGTCTCCCAGAGAAATCTTTTTGGCAGTTTGATTGTTTTTAGTCATTTAATCAGTCCTTTCCTCAGATTAGAATCGAATCTCCTCTCATAAATCTTTAGTGCTGATCTCGCTTCGCCAGTCGACATTCAGCTCTATGCTGTCACTCCAACCTGCTTTTGCATAGCCGTCCATGATTTTGATCTGGGTTCCGATGTTTATCTGGTCGACCAAGTCTGCATTTTCGCCCCACAGTGCAACCTGTATTCCATCGGTGTCGTCAGAGATTCTTATATTCGCCACCTTCCCAGCTGAACCGTCGCCTTTGATAAACTCCCGCTTTTCCCCCACCTCGGTCACAACGCCCATCACGTTGTAGGATTCGTTTATACTGATGTCAGCAATCTTTGTCATATGCTCACAATAGCTCACTTCTTTGGAACTCTTTTCGATCTTTCCGTACCTATCAAGGTGAATCTCGGTACGCCCATAACTCTCGCGGGAATATCCGTTTGTAATTTCGATGACGTCTTCCGGGGCAAGTTTTTCCTTGGTCTGGTCATTCCATAGCACAACCCTGATCCTACCGGTTTCATCTCCCAGGGTGATGTTGCTGACAGATCCTTCCGTGCCATCTTTTCGGGAGAATCTGCGTATTTCGCCTATGTTCAGCACTTTTCCTAGGATGTTTATTCCACTCATCCCGCTCACAATATCGCTGATCTTGTGGGTTTTGATTTTGATATCCGCGTCTGTTTCGATGAATTCCATACTGCCGTTTCTTCCGACATTTACCTCCATCCCAGCATAGCCGTCTTTCACATATCCGCTGATATTGAGCATCACTCCTGCGGATAACTCGTTGACCTTAACCAGGTCTGCCAGCTCATCCCATAGTACCACGCGTATCGAGCCAGTCTCATCAGAGACGATGATGTTTGCAACTCTGCCAATCGAACCATCATCCCTGGAGAATTCATGTGAGGCCTCCACCTGTGTGACCTTGCCCCTAAAACTCACGTTTTTTTGATCCAGCGAGATCTCCCCGATTTTCATCATATCAAGAATGCCAAGATCGTGTGCAACTAGCTTTGATGCTGTTTTTTCGTCACAAAGTCCGCCCATCAGGTCGATCTTTTCCTCTACCATCTTTTTGAACTCATCCAAGGTGATGCTGCTCTGCAATCGCTCGTAAATCTGTAAAATATCTTCCATCGTTTTCATGTTATGTTATGTGAGATGGTAATTAAAAGTTGTCCCATTGATTAATTTTATCTACGATGCTGGCAGAAAGGCTATCAATGTCCGGGCAAACCATTTCAGAAAAGATATTTTCTAAGGCTATTGGTAGGGTTGCGAAAGCGGATGAGTTCGCTTTTGCTAATGTGGATAGAGCCATGATTAATGACATTACTGGCTTGCTTGCGATAGAGTCGTTCCGGCAGATCGTGTCTGACTGTGGAAACGGCGTCTGGGATCCGAAGAAGATCGCGATAATATTTGATCATCAGGCTCCAGCTGACTCCTTGGAGGCTGCCAACAATCATGCGCTGCTCAGGCGATTTGCAAAGGAGCAGGGTATCGTTAACTACGATGTCGGGGACGGGGTTTGCCACCAGGTGATGCCAGAAAAAGGGCATGTTATCCCCGGAGAGCTGATAGTTGGTGCTGATAGCCATACCTGCACGTATGGTGCTCTAGGCACTTTTGCTACTGGTGTTGGATCTACTGACATGGCATCTGTATTTGCTACAGGACGACTGTGGTTCAGAATATCAGGAACGATCAGATTTGAGATCTCTGGCAAATTACAGGATCGTGTATGCTCGAAGGACCTCATCCTCCGTCTGATAGGCGATGTCGGCGCATCTGGAGCCATTTATCGGGCTTGTGAGTATGTTGGACCCACGATGAGGGACATGGGCATTTCGGACAGGATGACCATGTGCAACATGGCGATAGAGATGGGAGCCACTACAGGCATCGTTGAACCAGATGCAAAAACGGAGGCATATGTTAGAGAGCGCATTCCAGGTTTCACTCTCAAAGAGCCTTTGAGGAGCGATGAGGATGCAGCCTATGAACTCCGGGAGTATGACGTCTCAGATCTGGGACCGCAGGTTGCCTGCCCTCACGGCGTGGATAACGTCAAGAGCGTGAGCGATGTAGAGGGAATCAAGGTAGATCAGGTGTTCATAGGCTCTTGCACAAATGGAAGATTTGAGGATATGCGGATCGCTGCAAATATCCTGGGAGATCGTTCTATAGCTGAGGGGACCAGGTTGCTCATCATTCCCGCCTCCAGGGAGGAGTATGTCAAGACGCTGAAAGCAGGCTACATCGAGCGATTTATCGATGCAGGCGCGATTGTGGAGGCGCCATGCTGCGGTCCATGCATGGGCGGATTATTTGGGATATTGGGTGATGGGGAGCGTTGCCTCTCAACTTCCAACAGAAATTTTAGAGGCAGGATGGGGAGTGCGAATGCAGAGATATATCTGGGCTCCCCCGCTACCGCCATTGCTTCAGCCATCAAAGGAAGGATTACCGATCCGAGGTCAGTCTAAATCTTTTTAGAAAAAAGCGATTTTATCTAGGGCATTAAATTTTGAAGGTATCTAAATCAGTAGGACCTCCATTTGAATACTCTCTGAAATTGCCCCTCTAAAACGTGAGAATTTTAGTGAAAAAGCTAAATTAAGGAAGTGTAAAGGCCTTTAAAGGGCTAATTTAACTCATATAAAAGTTTTAATTCTTGGAATATCCCCAGCTTGATCTCAATGCGTTTTATTTTTCTTTTTTTGGCAGGGCAAATATGCGATTTGTGAGCTGGCTTGTAAGTCTTATTTAACATTGAATTTGACTTAAAGTTTGATCCTTTCAGGATTCGTTTTAGACTTTATTTAGTATAGTATGAGACATACATATCTATCCATGATGCTTTTTTATCCATCCCATCTGTTCTTTTGATGCTCTGGAACAATCTTCTTGGAAAGAAAATTGTGAGTGCATTCTCTTGTGATTCCAGTCTCTCATCATGATTTTTATGTTAAATGGATTGCGCCTCTGAGCACTTATTACTAAAAAATGTCTCTGACAACCATTTGAAGAATTTGTAACTGTATCTGGCTCCTACCATCTTTCCAATCTAACACGGTTAAAGCCTCGCCTGTTATGTCTTGATAGAGGACTTTTAGGGTTTTTTGGTAAAGCTGGCAGGATTTTATTTGAAGACGGATATAACGCAACGCCATCCCAGGAAAGGTAAATTAGATACTTATCAATCTCCTTATCAATCGACTCAATCGACTTTTTCGACCAATAGCGATATGTTTATATATAGTACACTCATAAGGGCATCTTGAAGAGTATATTCTCTTTGAGGGGATAGGGAGGTCATTATAGGGTGGCTAAAACTCAATTTTATATGTTGGTTCAGGGTACTATTTATGGGTCTATTGATCTAGGACCGAAAATCTAACGTAGGGATTTGCTATCATATTATATAATATGATGAAATAGGGGAATTAAAAAATATTTGGGAGGAATATGATAGAAGATTTACGCAAGTCAAAGGCTCAAAAGTTGGGTTTAGGAGAAAAATTTATATATAGTAGCAGATTCATTCTGTATTTAGTTTTAGCTAAACTGAGGTTAAACTAAGAGGGAAAAATGAAGGGGGAAAAAATGAATAGTAGTAAACCTTTTAAAAATAGCGTTGACAGAAAAAAGATAACCTCGATAATATTAACAGCGATAATGTTGCTTTCGATATTTTCAGGCATCAGCGCTTCTGTAGCTGGGAATAACAACAACCGTGTTGGCAATAACGTTGCTAGTCCGATGGAAGATGAAGGCGTGGGTGCAATGGCAGTCGGTAGCCTTGCAGCTAGCTTACATACATCATCTCCTTCTGCAAATATCGCCAACTCGAGTGCTAACTTTACTAATGTCTTTTGGATTCGTTTTACCGCATCAGGTGAAAGTTCGAATATAACAAACATTACAATCACAGAGGCAGGAACGATTCACGGTACGAGTGAAATAATTGGAGTAGGCGTTAACGATACCGGTGGAACTGTGCTTGCTAAAAGCACTTTTTCTGCTGATAATGGAACGGCTACGCTTACCATACCGGGTGGCTTCGAAGTGCCGGTTGGCACGCTGAAAGACCTCTACTTGTGGGTCAACACGACCGGATTTCCGCTTGGGCGTACGATAAAGCTGACATTAACGTCGTTCAATGCAACGGGTCTTGCTTCCGGACAAGCTGTTACAACGTCAGGAGTACCGCTTTCATCGAATGAAATAGCAGGTACTGGAAGGTTAACGGCGGCAAACGGTCCAAGTGATGTTGCATCCCGCACCGTTAATGCAGGGGCAAACACAACTGGAATCGTGCTGGCGCAACTCAACTTCAGTGCAGAAATCGAAGGATGCACGCTGAATACTGTTATGCTTACGGAAAATGGAACTGCAAACGGTACACAAGATTTCTCTGCTATTTATCTGGTGAATGATACCGATTCGGATGGCGTTTGGGATTCAAATGAGCCAATAGTAGGGACTACTGTGACTACGTTTTCCAAAGATAATGGCAGCGCAACCATAAGTGGAATTAGTAAAGCGATACCGCTCAATGGCTGGTTAAATCTGCTGGTTGTGGTAAACACCACGAACCAGTTCTGGTCCGGTAACACTCTCAAGGTTAACATAACCAATGCGACGGACTTCACCGCAACTGGTGCTACTTCGGGAGCAGCAACGGGCACATATGGAACCCCCTCATCGAATACAGCGACAGGGCAGGCAATGATTCAGGTGGCGGCAGGCGCCAAGCAGCCGTATCTCTCTTATGTGCTGGAAGGTCAAAGAGCATTGGTCGAGAGTGCACAGTTGAACTTCACTGCCATTGCAGGTCAGGTGAACATCACGCAAATTACGCTTGAGCAGTCGACGGTAACCAATTGGACCTATGCGGCCGCTGATACATTCCCCAAAGTCTACATAGATGTGGACGAGGATGGCAATGTCACTGCTTTGGATACGCCATTAAACCTAACTGCGCTTAACTTTAAGACTAATAATGTGACTTTGGCGAGCTACGACACTACAATATCGGGCAATTTCTCAGATTATGCTAAACTAGCGAATGGTACGTTCCCGTATATACACATAGTAACTTTGACTAATGACACAATGGTTACAGCTTCATACCCAGAGTGGTGGTATAACATCAGCATTACCTACGTCAATA
Encoded proteins:
- a CDS encoding HXXEE domain-containing protein, translating into MVAGAYLIFAWNDTVLLQKLLILNFIAVLLHQFEEYSWPGGFPAIANMVLKRSERPDRYWLNQNNSMVANLNFAYVFYLVPVFFPNVIWLGLAPVLGGAIVQFFTHAIYENIKLRSFYNPGVAATVFGHIPIGVIYVYYILANHLVNWWDWLLAVAWLAIFCFLNFYILEQKLLADKNSPYPFDQDEMKRFDIEKKLERARR
- the larC gene encoding nickel pincer cofactor biosynthesis protein LarC, with translation MKTVIFNPSSGVSGDMIVASLVDLGANKNTVKKAMTSIGDVNVKISKVSGLGISATRVNVTSADDWKTIYTGITEGLKESGLDDAVIGDSIAICERIADAQSKVNGELKGRSRLRDVGSVDAIAVVIGACAAFHNLGFDKFRIRSTPICMGRGSAQTSIGRLSILATIEILRNSCLWNITYHGGPATQELTNQTGAAILAHFVKECNIFFPKVEVNRVGYGTVSRAFETPNVLRTVIGETDEMLSSDRIDVLETDVDDVTGEVLGKLIRDLMSSGARDVSIMPATMKEGRPGHIIQVMAQPADTTRLARKIIQETGSPCTRVMPVKRLITERHISTTVIDVGEDRREVRVKISTDRQGKTLSVSAEFEDCKKVAEELGVSVKEIIRKAECVAWSRLS
- a CDS encoding PRC-barrel domain-containing protein, producing MVRSFAKNLSNKKVMGIDGSNIGTMHNVVADLRTGALIDLVIKPDMAFDTEGFRTEDNFVLVSFEAVRAIKDYIVVDLKIPNRGEGDE
- the radA gene encoding DNA repair and recombination protein RadA, with protein sequence MTKNNQTAKKISLGDLPGVGPATAEKLLEAGFSSIEAIAVASPSELANTADVGEATAAKIIQAARLQAEIGGFETGDVVLERRKKVSKLTTGSAAFDALLGGGMETQAITETYGEFASGKTQVAHQLAINVQLPRDSGGLEGSAIIIDTENTFRPERITQMAEGAGMNAEEVLKNIHVARAYNSNHQILLVSTASELAEQLKDTDRPVKLLIIDSLTAHFRAEYVGRGTLADRQQKLNRHLHELMRFADLNNAVVMVTNQVLAKPDAFFGDPTRPIGGHILGHTATFRIYLRKSKGEKRIARLVDSPYLPEGEAIFSVTTEGIKD
- a CDS encoding OB-fold nucleic acid binding domain-containing protein yields the protein MKTMEDILQIYERLQSSITLDEFKKMVEEKIDLMGGLCDEKTASKLVAHDLGILDMMKIGEISLDQKNVSFRGKVTQVEASHEFSRDDGSIGRVANIIVSDETGSIRVVLWDELADLVKVNELSAGVMLNISGYVKDGYAGMEVNVGRNGSMEFIETDADIKIKTHKISDIVSGMSGINILGKVLNIGEIRRFSRKDGTEGSVSNITLGDETGRIRVVLWNDQTKEKLAPEDVIEITNGYSRESYGRTEIHLDRYGKIEKSSKEVSYCEHMTKIADISINESYNVMGVVTEVGEKREFIKGDGSAGKVANIRISDDTDGIQVALWGENADLVDQINIGTQIKIMDGYAKAGWSDSIELNVDWRSEISTKDL
- a CDS encoding 3-isopropylmalate dehydratase large subunit, yielding MLAERLSMSGQTISEKIFSKAIGRVAKADEFAFANVDRAMINDITGLLAIESFRQIVSDCGNGVWDPKKIAIIFDHQAPADSLEAANNHALLRRFAKEQGIVNYDVGDGVCHQVMPEKGHVIPGELIVGADSHTCTYGALGTFATGVGSTDMASVFATGRLWFRISGTIRFEISGKLQDRVCSKDLILRLIGDVGASGAIYRACEYVGPTMRDMGISDRMTMCNMAIEMGATTGIVEPDAKTEAYVRERIPGFTLKEPLRSDEDAAYELREYDVSDLGPQVACPHGVDNVKSVSDVEGIKVDQVFIGSCTNGRFEDMRIAANILGDRSIAEGTRLLIIPASREEYVKTLKAGYIERFIDAGAIVEAPCCGPCMGGLFGILGDGERCLSTSNRNFRGRMGSANAEIYLGSPATAIASAIKGRITDPRSV